In Arthrobacter sp. CJ23, the genomic window CGCTACGGCGGCAAGACCGCGCTGATCGCGGGCGCGGCCGTCATGGCGGTGGGCTACGTGGGGCGCGTGTTCTTCTGGGATTCCCTCGCCTGGATCATCATCGGCTCCACCGTGGTGAGCATCGGCACGGCGATCGCCTACGCTGCGATGCCCACCCTGATCATGGCCTCGGTTCCCAGAACCGAAACCGCGTCCGCGAACGGCCTGAACAGCCTCCTCCGGGCGATCGGCACCTCCACCTCGAGTGCCGCCGTCGCGGCCTTCCTGACCTCGGTGACGTTCGACGTCGGGCCGGTCCGGCTGCCGACGTTCGGCGCCTTCCAGGACGTGTTCTGGATGGCGGCCTTGGCCGCGGCTGCCTCCATTGCGGCCGCCGCCTTCATCCCCAAGACGGCCCCCGCCGTCGTGGTTCCGGCGCCTTCCGGGAACGAACGGGTGCTCCGCGGCCGCGTCCTGGTGACCGGCAACACCCCGGTGAGCCACGCCGTCGTCACCGTGCTGCGGCTCAACGGCGAGCCCGTCGACTGGAGCCGGGTGGACGCCGACGGGCGCTATTCGCTGGCGGTGCCGGGCGCCGGCAAGTACCTCCTGATCGTGAACGCCGTGGGCTGGACCCCGGCCGCGCACGTCTTCGACTTCGACGGCGTCACCCTGCAACGGGACTTCACCCTGCAGGACCAGCTGACACTGAGCGGCCAGGCAACGCACGGCGGCGAACCCGCGGCCGGCGCGGTGGTGTCCCTGCTCCATGCCAGCGGCGAGCATGTCGCGTCCGTGGAAACCGGCGACGACGGGCGCTACAGTGTGCCTTTGCCCCCTGCCGGCCGGTACATTGTGTCGATGCTGCATCCCGAAACCCATGAAGCCACGGCACGGAAACTGACGGTGGACAACCGTTCCGTGACGCTGGACCTGGCCGTGTCCCCGGCTGCCCCGGGCCCGCTGGTGAACGCATGAGCAGCCCCAGCCGCGAGGCCATCCTGGCATCGGCCAGCCGGCTGTTCGGCGACCGGGGATACCGTTCCGTGACCGTGCGGGACATTGCCTCCGACGCCGGCGTGTCGGCCGCGTTGGTCATGAAACTTTTCGGCTCCAAGGAAAAGCTCTTCGCGGCCGCCCAGCCGAACGAGCGGCTGCTGGGAGAACTGAATGTGCCGAGGGAGGAGCTCGGCGCCGCAATGGTTTTCCGGGTGCTGATGCGCCGCGAACGCGAAATGCAGGAGCCCTGGGCCATGCTCCCGTTCACTATCCAGGACTCGCCCGACCCCGTCGCTACGCGCGCCGAAACCCAGGCCAGGTACCTCGGGAACATTGCGGCCCTGATCGGGGACACAACGCCGAACCGGCACCACGCCGCCGTGGTGGTGTCGCTCATGATCGGCTTCGGCGAGTCCGTGCGGACCCTTGGCCTGTTCGACGACTGGGACTTCGACGAAGTGGTGGCCCACTACGGCGCGCTGGTCCAGGCCCAGATCGACGCCTTCGCGGCGCCTTAGCCGCTCAAAGTGCAACGCGGGGTCACTTACGGCCCATCCGGTGCCCCAACACGGGCCGTAAGTGACCCCGCGTTGCTTTCGAGAGAGTGTCGGCTCAGCGCAGCACGATGTCCACGGGGTTCGCCTCGGAGCGCCATTCACCGGGGACGCCCGGGCCGCCGATCACCGGGGCCGTGAGCACGCCGGAGCGGTTGGTCCGCTTGTCGCGCAGGATCTCGGTCACTGAGCCCAGGTGCCGGGAAAGGTCGATGACGTTCTCCGGTGCGGCCAGGAGCAGCTGGAAGCCGAATTCGTGCAGCGCCTTGATGCCGGCACCGGCGAATTCCTCGGAGGCCAGGACGAAGGCCTCGTCCATCATGACCGTGCCGTAGGTGGTGAAGCCCTGCTCGGCGATGCCCAGCTGGTAGCTCAGCGCCGCGGCCATGATGAAGGCCGTGAAGCGCTGCCGCTCGCCTCCGGACATGGAGCCGGTGTCCGCGTGCATGAAGACGTCGGCCTTCTTGCCGCCCTTCTTGCCCTGCGCCGCTCCCGCGGCGGAGCGGTGTTCCTTGCACTGGATGAACAGGTGCCCTCGCACGTCCAGCACTTCAGCGCGCCAGCGCCGGTCCTCCGGGGCATGCGAGCCCAGGCGCTTGACCAGGGTTTCCAGCGACTTGTAGCGGGCGGTGAGCTCGGCGTCGTCGTCCGTTTCGGTGGCGGACGTGCCGGCGGCACGCGTTGGGCGCGTGTGGCGCGCCTTCAGGGCGTTGTGGATGGCGTCCTTGAACTGCTTGGCCGTGGCCGGCAGCGTCTGCTTGATGTCCAGTTCCAGGAAGCTGCCCTCGTGGAAGTTGACCTCGGACAGGATGCCGTTAAGCGGCAGGATGCGGCTGGTGATGGTGCGGCGTTCTTCGTCCAGCAGGTGCAGCAGCGTGCTGAACGATTCGTGCGTGCGCTGGTTGAAGAACAGCCGGAACTCGGCCTCCTGCGCGGGCAGTCCGTCGCTGACGATGGCGTGGTAGCGGGCCTCGAATTCCCCCGCGGCGCCGATCGAGGTGCCATGGTCCGCACTGATGGCGGTGCCCCAGTCGCGGACGAAGCCCTCGAACATGCGGGTGAGCCGCTCGGCGGTCGCCTGCCCGCGGGATTCGGCGGCGTGCAGTTCGCCCAGGAGCCTGCCGCGGACCTCCACGGCGAGGGTATCGAGCTCGTGCAGTTCGGCGAGCTCGGTGAAGCCGGCGAAGTACGGTTCCAGCGCCGTGACGGTGGAGCCCGACGGCGGTGCTTGCTCCAGGCGGAGCCGTGCGGCTTCCAGCAGGGTGTCCGCGGTGGTCATCTGCTGGTCCAGGGCCTTGTATTCGCTTTGCAGCACGGCCGCGGCGCCTGTGGAGGACTGGTGCTTTTCGCGTACGGCCTCGATGTTGGCACGCAGCGGCTCCAGGTCGGCCTGGGCGGCGAGGGCATCGGTGAGGCGCTGTTCGATCCTGCCCAGTTCCTCGGCCGCAACGTTGGCCGAGACCTGCTCCCAGGGGCGCTCGTCCTCGGCCACGCGGCGCAGGGCCTCGAGCTGGCGGGCCATGCCCTGGTGCGAATCCTCGCGGCTTTGGGCCAGTTCCGCGGCCTTGATCAGCTCGTTCTCGAGCTCGCCCACGCGGGCGGCCACGAGTTCCAGCTTGGAGGCGTTGTCGAAGCCCAGGACGTAGTCCTGGCGGCCGGTGAAGCGGTCGTCTTTCTCCACGGTGTGGCGGTTGCGCTTGACCACGCCGCCCAGGCTCAGGCCCTTGTCCAGCGCGGCGAGTTCGTCCGGGTTTTCCACACAGGGGAAGGCGAAGTCCAGGGCGATCCGTTCGCGGATCCACTCGCCGGCGTCGGCGTTTGCCCCAGAGGTGAGGATGCTCAACTTGCCCAGCAGCTCGCCGTCGGACGCGTCCTGCACGGCCAGCGCCCCGCCGGCCAGCGGCTTGGACACGTCCACCGCGCGCAGCGAGCCGCGGACGGTGTTGTCGTTGAGGTAGCGGGTGACCGCCGCGAAGTGCTCGCCGGGGACCAGCAAGGTGGTGGCGAGGTTCCGCAGGGCGCGCTCGGCGGCCGGACGCCACCGCTCCTCCCCCTCGGCGAGATCGATCAGCTCGCCTCCGAACGGCATGCGTTCTTCCGGG contains:
- a CDS encoding TetR/AcrR family transcriptional regulator, which codes for MSSPSREAILASASRLFGDRGYRSVTVRDIASDAGVSAALVMKLFGSKEKLFAAAQPNERLLGELNVPREELGAAMVFRVLMRREREMQEPWAMLPFTIQDSPDPVATRAETQARYLGNIAALIGDTTPNRHHAAVVVSLMIGFGESVRTLGLFDDWDFDEVVAHYGALVQAQIDAFAAP
- a CDS encoding ATP-binding protein — translated: MTIATMLPIGELTNPGQMRLALVQVVNWGTFHGAHTMHVDRNGTLLTGNSGVGKSTLFDAMLRVFDARPRSNEAAGQRAGGAVEDKRTTFTYMRGKVGDKAVGEGSASAFQRPGATWSAVALTFDNAAGTKVTVSALFDLPKNGTESSVGRFYLIDSKPLDLAAIEGIAQKRFTRGSLETIFPDAQVFDVHKSFAERFRRLLGINSDQALPLLRVIQAGKGLGGSVNTFFRDQVLDAPATLVAADDVVEEFSNLMSIRQRLEDVRQQRDQLAPVPGLNKDYAQALLDANRLRELAGGEFDAYKQQLAVTVHAKTLARFKELAQAKAQELAAERTVRDALAKELRGLESDYNNRGGNAISAIEQSLENARVGLKLRQQVEDSARKALADAGLDLEWSAEGWEQAQEQAAARSAELQGDTEALKELRFEAFDAHATLKRELAAAGQELVSLKTRKSLLPPSSIENRATIAAATGIPEERMPFGGELIDLAEGEERWRPAAERALRNLATTLLVPGEHFAAVTRYLNDNTVRGSLRAVDVSKPLAGGALAVQDASDGELLGKLSILTSGANADAGEWIRERIALDFAFPCVENPDELAALDKGLSLGGVVKRNRHTVEKDDRFTGRQDYVLGFDNASKLELVAARVGELENELIKAAELAQSREDSHQGMARQLEALRRVAEDERPWEQVSANVAAEELGRIEQRLTDALAAQADLEPLRANIEAVREKHQSSTGAAAVLQSEYKALDQQMTTADTLLEAARLRLEQAPPSGSTVTALEPYFAGFTELAELHELDTLAVEVRGRLLGELHAAESRGQATAERLTRMFEGFVRDWGTAISADHGTSIGAAGEFEARYHAIVSDGLPAQEAEFRLFFNQRTHESFSTLLHLLDEERRTITSRILPLNGILSEVNFHEGSFLELDIKQTLPATAKQFKDAIHNALKARHTRPTRAAGTSATETDDDAELTARYKSLETLVKRLGSHAPEDRRWRAEVLDVRGHLFIQCKEHRSAAGAAQGKKGGKKADVFMHADTGSMSGGERQRFTAFIMAAALSYQLGIAEQGFTTYGTVMMDEAFVLASEEFAGAGIKALHEFGFQLLLAAPENVIDLSRHLGSVTEILRDKRTNRSGVLTAPVIGGPGVPGEWRSEANPVDIVLR